In Ascaphus truei isolate aAscTru1 chromosome 5, aAscTru1.hap1, whole genome shotgun sequence, one genomic interval encodes:
- the LOC142494657 gene encoding uncharacterized protein LOC142494657 → MTSFLGYIVSDMSLAMDPAKVKVAIDWPRPTTLKAIQRFLGFANYYRRFMQNFSSVVMPITALMQKGGDPALWSPAAIHAFKKLKTAFVSAPVLVHPYSRLPFTLEVDASDVRA, encoded by the coding sequence ATGACGTCCTTTCTAGGCTACATCGTCTCCGACATGAGCCTGGCCATGGACCCAGCCAAAGTTAAAGTGGCTATAGATTGGCCTCGTCCCACAACCCTGAAAGCCATACAACGGTTCCTAGGCTTCGCCAATTACTATCGGAGGTTCATGCAGAACTTTTCATCTGTAGTAATGCCCATTACGGCATTGATGCAGAAAGGAGGTGACCCAGCTCTTTGGTCTCCTGCAGCCATCCACGCTTTCAAGAAACTGAAAACAGCCTTTGTATCAGCTCCTGTGCTTGTGCATCCTTATTCGAGGTTACCCTTTACCCTTGAGGTGGATGCTTCTGATGTCAGGGCCTGA